The nucleotide sequence AATGCTTTATTGGATATTCATTGTGTATAAAGTTTAATGTAATGATACCAGAGAAAACAAAATCAGCAGAATTAACCCACCCCTGAAAATATAAAGTAGGTTGCAGGTTAGTGTTTGTTCACTTTTTAAGTCCAGACCAAAAGTTACATTGCGTCACTGTTCTATCCCTTTGCGATCTCGCAGTTTGCTCCTGTCCATCCGCTGTAGCACTGGCACTGAAACCTGCCAGCCATTTCTCTCATGTCTTCCTCAGCCATCTGTCCCCGCAGGAAGAATGCTGAGCCTTTGACTGAAGGGTTCAGTTTCACTGTAAAGGAGTCTGGGTTTAGGTGCAGATAATCATGGGCATCTTTGCTTGTTCGCACACATCTGCCATGGCTTGTGCACAACGACTGACTGCAGATCATCGCAGCATTTGTTACGTTAACAATATAGTGACCCAGAATCCCACTGATGTATGCTTTCATAGCAAGGCAAGATTCCTAAACAGGAAACAAAACTTTCATTAATTATATtacctgctttttaaaatttattttccttCCCCCTCAATACCCCAATAGCGTAGTGGAGGCTGAGGAATCATTATGCAGGCAACGGTACAGTGAACTTGGATTCTGAATCATTTTATTCTATACCGTGATGGTACACCACATTGCTTTTAAAATTTTGATTGCACGCTTCTTTTTATAACTGCGGAGGGGTGTTAAGGGAGGGTAGAAAGCCTTTTCTGTACCAGGTAATAGCACCTCCTGGTCAATTGGCCATGGATGTAAGCCCCATGCCCTCCATCCATTGCTATGTCTGAAAGGTAATCCATGTAATCTTAGTCTTCCTGCTGAGAATAGTGTGCATATAgaatggggaagagagaaaagaaaacatTCTGTTTATATTAGAATATCTAAATGTGCAGCCCTATACGTCTTCCTTCTAGTTAGATCCtctctgtgttgaaatcaaggctcACTTTTTGCACTGTCCTCCATTCTAATCTCTTTCCCAGGGCCTCAAAATTGTGGCAATCTTTACTAAATCTTCCTATAATCCTCAGGTTATTGAGTTAATCATTAATTCTTGATTAACTTTTCTTAATTTTCTTCAACTCTGGTGTCCTATACTAtcaacattggcccttcaccttTGTTTCTCAATAAAAATGTATTTGTAAAGTGGAGTTATAAGCCTTGAAGTTATGGAACTTCACTGAAGTGTAAGTGCTCTGATATTTCATTACAGTTGTAACAAAATGACCAAATGACACATTTTACCTGAGAGTGGGCATAATCTGACTTCCCCCAAAGGACAATCCCCGCAGCTCCcatcgctgcactctctccaattgTGTGGACCAAGTCAAtctgaaaaatgaaaaaaaggCAAAGCTGTGATATTACTAGTTGGGGTTCTGGTCTCGCCTCCATCCCAGGCTATCGGCCTGGGTTCTGTCACAGCCTCTAAACCCAACAGTTTGCCCGGTATGTTTTCTGCTATGGTGATTAGATTAGATTTCTGTGGCGAGGCTTAATGAAGGATGCAAAATAAACTTCTGTTCAAAAAAAACCTTAATTATATTTAGTGTTATATTCATTTACACCACCTCTCTCAGCCTTGTGTTCCTAGCTTTCTCTTTCACCCTTTCACAGCAATTCCTGTCTTTCAACAATTTACCACAGCTAACTATTAGAAAACATTTTCATATTGAGTTTCGACAGTGAGTTTGGGCAGACTATCCAACGTGGAGGGTATCACAACCCAGCTTGTTGTTGTCCATATTTACACAATTTCCATCAGGATTAATGGATAGCAATTATGCACAGGAACCCTTGATGATTTCCTTCTCCTAGACCAGAGGCACTGAGACCAATGTGGTGCCCAATTGAGATCAACTATCTCACAGCAGACTGAGAATTGAACCTAGGAACTTTCTtgtctgtttggctcagttgcATATTGCTTTTGGGGATCCTTTAAATTTCTTTTCAGAAACACACAGTATTTGAAGTCTCACTCAGACTTTGCTACCCTGGGCTACTGTGCCACTTTGGATTCAGTCACCTGCGTTTATGGGATTATAGGAGTGATCCTGCAATCCTGTGCTCCCAGAGAGCGTGGGTGGATAATGGGCTACAACATTACTGACCAATTTTCCGACCTGCAAGTgcagctccccactgggagcttGGGACCATGGAATCACCCCTCACATGAGTGCCTTTCTAGAGAGCTGAAAACCACATCATTTACCTGGGTCAGGAAGTCCATGCTTTTGGCGTATATAATCTGAGCATATGGCAAGACTGGCAAACTGTAATTTGCTCCCATTTGAGCAAGCCGGAGGCCCTCTTTGATTCGATAATGAACAAACTTGTATGCATTCTCTGTTGATCGAAGCTGAACGTTCAGGTAGATGCTTGGATATAAGGCAATACTTTCCTTCCAGAGCCACATCAGACGATCGTTCCTCTTCATCTCGATATTCGGACATTCTCCAGTGTAATTTTTGGAAAAGACATCGTTATAGCAACAGGGAAAACCATAATAACCCCACATGCCCCAAGGCCTAAGGCCTTTTGCCATCTTCAATGTCTGTCCCATGAAATCTCTGGCAGCTTGTTCATACTCATTTCGTGCTAGCTTGACCACCTGACTCTTAGGCCAGTCAGGATGCCTCTTTTGGACTAGCTCTTTCGATTTCTCACGGTAGATATCTTTCTGATCCCAGTCCCTTATCCAGGTGGGCCTCCAGGCCTCCCAGTCAATGACAGACAACCCATCAAAGTTTTTCAGTGGTATTAGTTTTTCCACATCTATTTGAGCCTTTGCAAGGTGATCTTTCAAACTGGCATTCTGTGGGACACCCCCATTTACAGAAACCCCACTTTCAGTGTAATACGGGTAATAGCCCAGTTTATCATAATAAAAGATGGTGACTTTTTGCCCCATAAAGGAGTCATTTTGGTTTGCAATTATGTCAAACATTCCCAGATTGAGATCAATGCCGAACATGGATTGACAGGCTGCCGTAGGAGCATTCCACACCGTTATAAATGGCTTATTGAATATAATTGGAGATTTTGCCTGTTTCAGTAGACGTCCCAGGGTCAAAGTGCACACGCAGAGCAGAACGATTACTGCTTTAGTCAGGATCATAGCCATTACACTTGTTAACATTTCACTCTTTAGTCAATCAGTCTCTTTACGTTCTGCATGTAATTAAACTTCATACTATTCAAATagaagaaaggaaaagaattaTGGAAAAGGCAGATTTGTCATATCAAATATACTTTCACTGAGACTTTTtgtatacatagaatcatagaatgatacagcacagaaggaggccatttggcccgtcgtgcctgtgccagctctttgaaagagctatccaaatagatccacttccctgctctttctccatagccctgcaagtttttgcgGGGAAGTAACTCAATGTACAAGgaagtcctccttctgtgctgtaaccattctatgattctatgattctcataaGTAAACACAGATTCATTAGTTTCAATAGATTTACTGTTTGTCTGTTATAAACATGGCTACATCTGTTTCTAACACAGCTCTGCTTCACTGTTAATAAACCACAACTCATCATTTCAACAGGTATATAGATCTAACCTTGGTCAGTAAATATAACTTGTGAACTAACAGATAAATTCTAGGAACACAATTTTTAAGGCTTCATGTGAACTTAAAACTAGAGGGTACAGTACAACTTTACTATAAATGATGATACAGGGGCTTATAGTGGCAGAATCCAAAGACTCAAAGCACTATCCACACTCTCACATATGGTCAAGTAAACAAGATACTGCTGCTATCTCCAGAGGGTCCATACACCACCAAAAGAGGTGGTTTTCAAGGCTGCTACAGAAATAATGTTATCCCCAATGGCAATGGAATTGGAATGACTGACAGGGTCCACTATAGTCTGGGG is from Heptranchias perlo isolate sHepPer1 chromosome 17, sHepPer1.hap1, whole genome shotgun sequence and encodes:
- the LOC137334064 gene encoding hyaluronidase-like — its product is MLTSVMAMILTKAVIVLLCVCTLTLGRLLKQAKSPIIFNKPFITVWNAPTAACQSMFGIDLNLGMFDIIANQNDSFMGQKVTIFYYDKLGYYPYYTESGVSVNGGVPQNASLKDHLAKAQIDVEKLIPLKNFDGLSVIDWEAWRPTWIRDWDQKDIYREKSKELVQKRHPDWPKSQVVKLARNEYEQAARDFMGQTLKMAKGLRPWGMWGYYGFPCCYNDVFSKNYTGECPNIEMKRNDRLMWLWKESIALYPSIYLNVQLRSTENAYKFVHYRIKEGLRLAQMGANYSLPVLPYAQIIYAKSMDFLTQIDLVHTIGESAAMGAAGIVLWGKSDYAHSQESCLAMKAYISGILGHYIVNVTNAAMICSQSLCTSHGRCVRTSKDAHDYLHLNPDSFTVKLNPSVKGSAFFLRGQMAEEDMREMAGRFQCQCYSGWTGANCEIAKG